In the Cerasicoccus sp. TK19100 genome, GAACCACGTTTTGAATAAAGAAGGTTCGGCCAAAGAAATCCGCCACGTGGAAATCTGCCTGAACGGATCGGGGCTAGAATACGAAGCCGGTGACGCGCTGGGCGTGGTGCCGGTCAACTGCAAGGCGCTGGTCGAAGAGATTTTATCCGCGACCGGATTTACCGGCGAGGAGCCCGTTGCCAACCCCGAGGGTGGGGAGGTTGCTTTGTATGAGGCGCTATCGAAGTTTTACGACATTACGAATATCTCGAAGATATTTTTGGCCAACCTTGCGCCGTTTGCGAATCACCAAAAGCTGAACGAACTGCTGGCCGACGGCAGCGGCGATATCGACGATTACATGGCAGGCCGTCAGATCATTGATGCGCTGATCGAGTTCCCGGGTCAGTGGGAAACAACGATGGACTTCATCGGAATGTTCAAGAAGCTCGCGCCGCGCCTTTACTCGATTTCTTCCAGCCCGAAGGCACACCCCGGGCACGTGCATTTGACGGTGGGTGCCGTGCGCTATGAGACGCATGGGCGTAGCCGCAAGGGGGTTGCCTCGACCTTCTTGGCCGACCTCGAAGAAGGCGGCGAAGTGCGGGTTTACGTGCAGCCAAACAAACACTTTAAGCCGCCCGTCAATCCTAATACGCCCATGATCATGGTTGGTCCGGGCACCGGCATCGCGCCGTTCCGCGCGTTTCTCGAAGAGCGGATGTCGACCAAGGCACCGGGCAAGAACTGGCTGTTTTTCGGCGATCAAAAGAGCGAGTTTGACTTCATTTACGAACCGCAGCTCAAGCTGATGCAGGGAGAAAATTGCCTGACCCGGCTCGACCTGGCCTTCTCGCGCGATACGGCGGAAAAGGTTTACGTGCAGCATCGTATGCTGGAGCAGGCCGAAGAACTGTTTGCCTGGTTGGAAGAGGGTGCGCATTTTTACGTATGCGGCGACGCCTCGCGCATGGCCAAAGATGTCGACGCGGCGCTGCACGAAGTCATCGCGAAAGCGGGCGGTATGAGCTACGAAGATGCGACGGCTTATGTGGAAAAGCTACGCAAGGAGAAGCGCTACGTGCGCGACGTTTATTAAACGGTATTGGCTCAGCAGGGCGGCTATTCCGTTTTGCTGAGCTCTGCCTTGAGACGCGCCTTGCACTCGTCGGACATGCCTCGCGAAACGGCAGCCTCGCCGATGTCATCACAGCAGGCCCCGAGCTTGTTATGCATCAGGCCCACCTGCTTGTCGTAGCGGTCGGTGTAGGGGCACATGATGCACAATATCTTCAGCTTCAGCTTCTCGCTAAATGTCAAATTCCGCTCACACGACTCCGATACCAGGCGCGCGGCGTCCTGGCATGTTAAGAAGTTACGGGTGAACCATTTGTAAACGGCGAGAAGCATATATCCTGATTAATCCTTTTCCTTTAAGACGTAATTCTCCGCAATTCCTTGCATGCTTCAATTCAATTTTTTTATGGCAAGGACACGTTGAAGAGTTCGGCGATATTTGCGGCACCCGCTAAGTCGGATGCCGCCGCCTTGGGGCCAACGAGCGCTGCTTGCCAACCCGCACCAATCGCGCCTTGAGCGTCCTCTTTCAGGCTGTCGCCGACATGAAGCAAATGTGCTGAGGAGACGCCAACCTCCGCTTCAATTCGCCTGAAAATCTCGGGTGACGGCTTTTCAACGCCGAGCTCTGCCGAAACGAATATGGCTTCGAAATATTGGGCCAAGCCCAGGCCATTCAAGATGCCTCGCAGGCGCGAATCGTTGTTCGACAAAACGAACATACGGAAGCCGCGTTGCTTGAGGTCTTGCAAGGTTTCGCTGACACCTGGCAATACCCGCCAGCGATCAGGCATTGCGAAGGCATTCCAGAGAGCTTCAAAATGCGTGTCAAATTGGTCGCTTGGCGTCAGGCCATTCAGCGTTCCGGCGACGATGGTGCACCAGCTTTCTCGGTCGAGCACGGCGTCGGGCTTATTCTGTTTGAGTGCCTTAAAACTGGCCCGGAAATTTTGCTCCAACAGATCGGGATCAAGCGGGTAACCCAGGCCGCCAAGCACCTCGGCGTAAACCTCGCCCACCGACGGATGCGGAACGATTAACGTGCCCGCCGCGTCAAATGTGATGGCTTGAATACCATCGAGCTTCATGCCGGTGACTCCAAATGTTGGTCGAGCCCGACTGAGCAGCGGACGCGTTTTTCGTCCAATGTGGCTTGCAGCATTTGCTTGTTAGCGTCGTAGCGATCGCGGGACTGCTCAGGGTGGTTGAGATGCGCGAGCTGTCCGCGGCCATAGACAAATTTACGCTGCAAGCCGAGGTGGTAGAGGCGGGCGGCGAGATCGGAATCCTCGGCACCCCAGCCCTCGTAGGATTCATCGTAGCCATTCACGGCGATCAGGTCGTCGCGCCACATGCCAAGATTGCAGCCGAGGATGCCGTGCAGTTCGCAGTTGCGCTTAATGACTGGCCGGGGCCAGCGCACTGCCTTGAAGGCCCCGTGCAGGTTGCCACTGAGGAACAGGCTGGCGAGATTCGTTTGATTGTCGATCAACGCATCGACTTTACTTTGCACCACAAAGCAACGGCGCCCCTGCACGAAGGTTCCGCGCTCGGCGATGGCCCGGTGATCGGCAATGAAGCGCTTGAAGGGCAGGCAGTCGCCGTCGATAAAGACGAGGTAGTCGCAATGTGTTTGCGCAATGGCGAGGTTCAGAATGCGGGAGCGGCGGTAGCCGTTGTCCTCCTGCCAAACATGTCGCATCCTCCACAGTGGCATCTTGTGGCGCCAGACTTCGACCAACTCGCGCGTTTCTACAGTCGAGCCATCGTCGGCGATTAGGATTTCGTCGGGTGCCTCGGTGCCGGCGGCCAGCCAGCGCAGCACGGCGTCGAGCTTGCGCGGGGAGTTGTAGGTGTTGATCACCAGCCCAATGGCGGGGTGCTTGCTCATTGGCGCGGCTTAAATTTTTCCCGGACTTCCGGCGTGGTGTCGTATTCGTAAAGACGGCTGTGGCGGACGAAGGTTGCGAAGGAAGTCAGCACGGCCGCGTAAAATCCCGGAAAGCCGTCCATGAAACCGCGACGCAAAAAGTAGGCACGATAGAAGCGCCACGGCGGTCGCAAAATGGCGTGGCTGAGCGACCATTTTTTGCCGGCATCGAGCTGGCGCTGCAGGTAGATATCAGCAAAGTAATTGATCTTCTCGATCTGGTCGTTGAGCGTTGGGTTAGTGTAGTGATGCAGGTCCGCAGTGAGCTTTTTGGCGGTGCCTTCGAGGTCCATGCGGTCGTGTTCGCGGCTGCCGGCCCAGCGGCCTTTGCCAGTGCGGATCAGGCGTAGTGAGCGGTCGGGATACCAGTCGCCATGCGTCATCCAGCGCCCAAGGAACCATACTTTGCGCGGAAAAGACGCGCCGTTAAATGCCGGGTCGTCGGCCTCGATGAAGGCGCGTAGTTGATCGACAAGCTCGGGGGAAAGTTCCTCATCGCAGTCGAGGCAGAGCGTCCATGGCTGCGTGGATTTCTCCAGGGCGATGTTTTTCTGGTCGCGGTGGCCGTGCCAGGATTCCTCGAAAATTTGTGCGCCGTACTCGTCGCGGGCAATAGTCTCAGTGCCGTCGGTGCAGTCGTTATAAACGAGGATAATCTCGCTCGCGAGCGGCTTAACGCTGTCGAGGCAGCGGCGGATACGCGCGGCTTCGTTGTGCGCTATCAGGCAGACGGATAGCGGTAGGGTGTTCATTGGCTGCCCCCTTTAAGCAGTGCAAAGGCGGCCTCAGCGACGTCGGTTGGCAGCACAGTGTTGATGCACGGTATGGGCTGATCGCAGACGTGCAGGTGGCCGCTGCAAGGGCAGGGCGCACCTTGGATGCTCAGGTTTTGCGGGCCGAGCGGGGCCCAGCGGGAGGAGGCCGTGGGGCCGAAAAAGCCGACCGTT is a window encoding:
- a CDS encoding sulfite reductase subunit alpha produces the protein MSSTSPQALVPFLPENAPFTAEQRAYLNGLLAGIFSGSPASLPMPAESAAPARPLTILFGSQTGNAETLAKQTAKKAKAQGFAAEVFDMEAYPTERLPNEQNLLIITSTYGEGDPPDNAEELHSFLLSDEAPKLEKVRYSVLGLGDSNYPDFNQCAKEFDSRLAELGAERLHNGVYCDVEFDDDFEEWLSGTLSKANEGEAPATNSAMQSLPAPTEAEEAPGYSRKNPFAGKLLKNHVLNKEGSAKEIRHVEICLNGSGLEYEAGDALGVVPVNCKALVEEILSATGFTGEEPVANPEGGEVALYEALSKFYDITNISKIFLANLAPFANHQKLNELLADGSGDIDDYMAGRQIIDALIEFPGQWETTMDFIGMFKKLAPRLYSISSSPKAHPGHVHLTVGAVRYETHGRSRKGVASTFLADLEEGGEVRVYVQPNKHFKPPVNPNTPMIMVGPGTGIAPFRAFLEERMSTKAPGKNWLFFGDQKSEFDFIYEPQLKLMQGENCLTRLDLAFSRDTAEKVYVQHRMLEQAEELFAWLEEGAHFYVCGDASRMAKDVDAALHEVIAKAGGMSYEDATAYVEKLRKEKRYVRDVY
- a CDS encoding HAD-IA family hydrolase, whose amino-acid sequence is MKLDGIQAITFDAAGTLIVPHPSVGEVYAEVLGGLGYPLDPDLLEQNFRASFKALKQNKPDAVLDRESWCTIVAGTLNGLTPSDQFDTHFEALWNAFAMPDRWRVLPGVSETLQDLKQRGFRMFVLSNNDSRLRGILNGLGLAQYFEAIFVSAELGVEKPSPEIFRRIEAEVGVSSAHLLHVGDSLKEDAQGAIGAGWQAALVGPKAAASDLAGAANIAELFNVSLP
- a CDS encoding glycosyltransferase family 2 protein; the protein is MSKHPAIGLVINTYNSPRKLDAVLRWLAAGTEAPDEILIADDGSTVETRELVEVWRHKMPLWRMRHVWQEDNGYRRSRILNLAIAQTHCDYLVFIDGDCLPFKRFIADHRAIAERGTFVQGRRCFVVQSKVDALIDNQTNLASLFLSGNLHGAFKAVRWPRPVIKRNCELHGILGCNLGMWRDDLIAVNGYDESYEGWGAEDSDLAARLYHLGLQRKFVYGRGQLAHLNHPEQSRDRYDANKQMLQATLDEKRVRCSVGLDQHLESPA
- a CDS encoding glycosyltransferase family 2 protein → MNTLPLSVCLIAHNEAARIRRCLDSVKPLASEIILVYNDCTDGTETIARDEYGAQIFEESWHGHRDQKNIALEKSTQPWTLCLDCDEELSPELVDQLRAFIEADDPAFNGASFPRKVWFLGRWMTHGDWYPDRSLRLIRTGKGRWAGSREHDRMDLEGTAKKLTADLHHYTNPTLNDQIEKINYFADIYLQRQLDAGKKWSLSHAILRPPWRFYRAYFLRRGFMDGFPGFYAAVLTSFATFVRHSRLYEYDTTPEVREKFKPRQ